A window from Dama dama isolate Ldn47 chromosome 11, ASM3311817v1, whole genome shotgun sequence encodes these proteins:
- the LOC133064386 gene encoding large ribosomal subunit protein eL21-like has protein sequence MTNTKGKRRGTRYMFSRPFRKHGVVPLATYMRIYKKGDIVDIKGMGTVQKGMPHKCYHGKTGRVYNVTQHAVGIIVNKQVKGKILAKRINVRIEHIKHSKSRDSFLKHVKENDQKKKEAKEKGTWVQLKCQPAPPREAHFVRTNGKEPELLEPIPYEFMA, from the coding sequence ATGACCAacacaaagggaaagaggaggggcaCCCGCTACATGTTCTCTAGGCCTTTTAGAAAACATGGAGTTGTTCCTTTGGCCACATACATGCGAATCTACAAGAAGGGTGATATTGTAGATATCAAGGGAATGGGTACTGTTCAAAAAGGAATGCCCCACAAATGTTACCATGGCAAAACTGGGAGAGTCTACAATGTTACCCAGCATGCTGTTGGCATCATTGTAAACAAACAAGTTAAGGGCaagattcttgccaagagaattaaTGTGCGTATCGAGCATATTAAGCACTCTAAGAGCCGAGATAGCTTCCTAAAACATGTGAaggaaaatgatcagaaaaagaaggaagccaaAGAGAAAGGGACTTGGGTTCAGCTGAAGTGCCAGCCTGCTCCACCCAGAGAAGCACACTTTGTGAGGACCAATGGAAAGGAACCTGAACTGTTGGAACCCATTCCCTATGAATTCATGGCCTGA